GGGTACTGCTATCCTGATGCGTAAGAACATTATGTTCGAaccacagaaaactgtggaggaTCCTGCTGGCCGCTTTGTCATGGTGTCTGGCAAACTGCAAGACACACCTGTCATATTGGCCAGCATTTACGGTCCCAACTGGGATGACAGCTCATTTGTAACCAAATTTTTTACTTCTCTCCCAAATATTGAAAATCACCATGTCACTGTGGGTGGAGATTATAATCTGGTCCAAGACCCTGTACTGGACAGACCTTCGAACAAAGCCGCTACTTTAACTAAATCAGGTAAGACTCTGCATGCTTTCGCCAAACAACTTGGGCTCACCGACCCATGGAGATTTACATTTCCCacgactaaattattttcatttttttctcatGCGCACCGTACCTATACCCGTATAGACTTTTCTCTTAGATAAGagactgctctccaaaatcaaatccagcgaGTATCATAGCATCGTAATATCAGATCACGCTGCAACCTCCCTCGATCTCCACTTTCGTAAACAAACTAACCCAtttaaacagtggaggttcaaTTCCTCATTATTAGCAGAGGCTCAATACATGCAATTCTTGCACTCCCAGATCACCTTATATTGTGAGCTGAATGACTCGCCAGACATAGAAAGAGGTATAGTCTGGGAAGCTTcagtgggaggacaatcggaaGACTGATCTTGCAAATCCttcaagaaagcgaatggtatgttagctttaatagcaaacggatttgagtataggagcagggaggttctactgcagttgtacagggtcttagtgagaccacacctggagtattgcgtacagttttggtctccaaatctgaggaaggacattattgccatagagggagtgcagagaaggttcaccagactgattcctgggatgtcaggactgtcttatgaagaaagactggatagacttggtttatactctctagaatttaggagattgagaggggatcttatagaaacttacaaaattggacaggctagatgcaggaacattgatcccgatgttggggaagtccaggacaaggggtcacagcttaaggataagggggaaatcctttaaaaccgagatgagaagaacttttttcacacagagagtggtgaatctctggaactctctgccacagagggtagtcgaggccagttcattggctatatttaagagggagttagatgtggcccttgtggctaaggggatcagagggtatggagagaaggcaggtacgggatactgagttggatgatcagccatgatcatattgaatggtggtgcaggctcgaagggcggaatggcctactcctgcacctaatttctatctttctatgtttctatgtaactggaggctcacctgtcccccgacacacgcccgctggattaaggaggtgctttacaatttaaagcttgaaaaacttaggttctctctcaaagtctctaccaagacattcctagatacatggaaccctttcttggaacttgttaactctctcaacttgtccccgtactcggaagaggactgagtgctctccaccattgttctgctctactgcagctgctctccccttaaccccccccccccccccccacttatttatttaattacttacttatttactctTAATAGTGAcccccctttaaaaaaaaaaatgtttagtactttttgtttcgtttatcttaccttatttgtgtggatgtgtatgtatgtgagtgttgtttggccccgtttggttccgacctgattcgggtgggttgaaggtgggtaagcgtaagggctttgagggtcgcttacatactgttgcacaattatgccttgactgtcactgtctgttatcattgtatatatgcaaattgctgtgaaattcaaataaaaagatttaaataaaaataaccaaGCGTACACAGATTGGGGGAAGGTTTCCCCCCCTTAAGATATTGAAGGAGGACAATGTTTCCTAGGTTTTCTGAAAGGCAACACATGTGTGATCAACCATCAATTCTTTGATAAGCAACATGTATTGTCGTTCATGAGGCAGCAGTGGGTGTACTCAGCAGGCATTTGATCAGATGCCAGATCAAAGGTTATTGTGGAAAATAAAAGTTCAGAGATTGGGAGATGACGTGGGTGTGAACAGAAGCGAGTGGACATAAATCAATCTTTCTCTGGTTGCCCACTGCCATGAGCAGTATGTCACAGTGATTAACGCCCAGGCCCAAACTTCTTACAATGAATGTGAATGACTTCTCTGACAACCAAAGTTTTGATATCTGAATTACTGATGATATAAAGAGAGCTAGGAAAGTACTTTGTGAAGGGTACATAAGGGGGATACAATGGACTATATATGTGTCAGGTAATTGGGCAGAGATCTGGCATATTTTATCATCCCCACATCCTCTTCACTATGTACTTTCCTACTTTGTACCATCCGTAAATTCAGTAATCCAACCTTCATTCTTCAGTGAAGTAATTGAGATGAATTGAAAGAGGCTTGAGCCCAGACATTGATATATTTCCGTTGGAACATGGGTAGAGCATTGGCAGATGGAATGAAATCCGGACAAATGCATTTTAGGATGTAAAATAAAGATGGGTCATTGGTAGGATGCTAAGTTATGTTGATGCATAGACAGACCGAGGGGTTAAAATCCAAAGTTCCTTGAAAATTCCAATGCAGTAGATGAAGAAAGTATATGGCATCCCTGCCTTCCTATGTCATGGCATAGAATATAATGGCAGCGGCTTCTGATTGGGGGAGCGAGGGATTGCAATGTTTCACCGCAGATATCCAATCAGCACGTTTATAGCGAAGTGTGATTCATGTCTCCGACCACCCAATGACGATCCGTTCCTGCTCCATCCCTCATTAGCATACGGTGACGTCGCTGCCTATATAATCCGCGCTCCGACTCCTAGCTGGTCACATCCGTGTTTGAAATCCACCGAGGAAATGCCTGATGCGCCGAAAACCAAAGATGTTGCAGGATCTTTGTCGAAAACAGCCGCCAAGAAGGGCGCAAAGAAAGCTTTGCCGAAATCCGCAGTCAAAGGGGGCAAGAAGCGCAGGAGGTCGAGGAAGGAAAGTTACTCCATCTACATCTACAAAGTGATGAAGCAGGTTCACCCGGATACCGGCATCTCCTCCAAGGCCATGGGTATCATGAACTCGTTCGTGAACGATATTTTCGAGCGTATCGCGGGTGAAGCTTCCCGCCTGGCGCATTATAACAAGCGGGCGACCATCAGCTCCCGAGAGATTCAGACCGCCGTGCGCCTGCTTCTTCCCGGGGAGCTGGCCAAGCACGCCGTGTCGGAAGGGACAAAGGCGGTGACCAAGTACACCAGCTCCAAATAAAGATCCACACGTtgaaaaaaacaccaaaaacccAACGGCTCTTTTAAGAGCCACCCACATTTTCGCAGAAAGAGTTGTACTAATGTTTCGACATTGAATCGAAGCAGAATTGTTTCAGGATATTCTTGCTTGGCGAATTATTTCAAATT
This DNA window, taken from Leucoraja erinacea ecotype New England unplaced genomic scaffold, Leri_hhj_1 Leri_1469S, whole genome shotgun sequence, encodes the following:
- the LOC129715873 gene encoding histone H2B-like, whose amino-acid sequence is MPDAPKTKDVAGSLSKTAAKKGAKKALPKSAVKGGKKRRRSRKESYSIYIYKVMKQVHPDTGISSKAMGIMNSFVNDIFERIAGEASRLAHYNKRATISSREIQTAVRLLLPGELAKHAVSEGTKAVTKYTSSK